A stretch of DNA from Phycisphaerales bacterium:
ACGATCGAGACGCACACGCCCAGTGGTTCATGCCGCGTAAAGGTAAAAGTCTCAGCCTTATCGATGGGAAGTACGGCGCCTTCAATCTTGTCAGCCAAGCCCCCGAAGTAGTAGTACCACTGGGGAATGTACTTGAGCTGCATACTCATCTCAGCGAAGAGTTTGCCATTGTCTTGGACTTCGATGCGGGCCAATTCGTCGGCGTGTTCAGCGATGACATCACCGAGCTTGCGGAGCAGGGCACCACGCTGGGTCGCGGTGAGTCCAGCCCAGTCAGGATTGTGCAAGGCTTTCTTTGCGGCGGCGACGGCCTGATCGGCATCATTCGGATTGCCACGGGCAATATGCATCCATGGTTTGGCGGTGTAGGGATTGACGGTCTCAAAGTATTCGCCGCTATTGGGCTTAACCCACTTTCCATTGATGTAATGGTCAGCTTTGGGAAGATCGGCCATGACGCTGTGCTCCGGAAAAGAGAGGGTTTTTGACAGGGTCAGGCAGTGTACGGCATCGCCAAATGTTTCGCTGTCTGCTCGGCGTCTTATTTGACGTGCTGGTCGACCAGTATGACGTTGCCATCAGGGTCGGCGAGCATAAAGCTCGCGGGGCCAGTGGTTGCTGGATCAGCTTCAGAGATGAAAGTCAGGCCTTCATCTTTGAGTTTACGTTGCAGTTGCCGCACATCGGTGAAGTGCTTTAATGGTTTGGCGCTGCTGTTCCATCCGGGGTTGAAGGTGAGAATCATGCCCTCGAACATGCCCTGGAACAAGCCGATGGTGCTGTTGCCATTTTTGAGCACCACGTAGTTTTCTTCGGGTGAGCCGCCGATGTTTTTAAAACCGAGCTTCTCATAAAAGGCACGCGACGTAGCCAAGTCTTCAACGGCCAGACTGACGGAAAAGGCACCCAGCTCGAGGCTTGATTG
This window harbors:
- a CDS encoding VOC family protein, with translation MRHSLIMISFAVALICLTGCICPPDTPKKQSSLELGAFSVSLAVEDLATSRAFYEKLGFKNIGGSPEENYVVLKNGNSTIGLFQGMFEGMILTFNPGWNSSAKPLKHFTDVRQLQRKLKDEGLTFISEADPATTGPASFMLADPDGNVILVDQHVK